A stretch of DNA from Polyodon spathula isolate WHYD16114869_AA chromosome 20, ASM1765450v1, whole genome shotgun sequence:
GATACTTTAAAGGACTCATTGGTACAGTCCAGTGACAATCTTTACTGGGATTTGAACTCTCTGTCTCACTATGCATTGCAGAGGATGTGTAGTAGACCCCCCTCTCTCTAAACTCTTCATAGCCACAACAATATATTTAGACTATACAGTGATATAGCTAGACTGTACAACGATATAGCTAGATTATACAATGGTATAGCTACACTATATAACTGATAAAGTATTTGATGATTTGCATAGTATAAACAGATTCtaaacatatttgtaatataaactacactgtaatgttttctttttgctgaCATGAAAGATTCCATGAGATCTATGTTTAATCCTCAAGTACAGTAGTGGGTTTTACAGTGAGCTTCTATACGAAGCCTCTTTTGTCAGCTGTCACATCCCTATTATCAGGTGTGGCAGTGTGTATAACAGTAGCAGATTGCTGTGCCGGCAGTGCTGCTGGTGTGACTCTCCTCTCGTGGCTCATGTTCCCTACAGGACGCTCTGACCCTGCACAAGCCCCACGGCTCCACGGTGCACCTCCACGTGCTGGCAGTGCACCGCACGTTCCGACAGCAGGGCAAGGGCTCCATCCTGATGTGGCGCTACCTGCAGTACCTGCACTGCCTGCCCTACGTGCGCCGCGCCATGCTTATGTGCGAGGACTTCCTGGTGCCCTTCTACCAGAAATCGGGGTTCAAGGTCCTGGGCCCCTCCGAGATCACCGTGGGGCCCCTGGCATTCATCGAGATGCAGTGCCCCGTGAGGGGCCACGCCTTCATGCGACGCAACAGTGGCTGCTAGGCTGGCCTTGCCGCCTGTTTCTCAGGCAGTGGAGCCCAGGGTGGCGTCTCGTCAGGGTCCGTAGGTTAGCTGTGTCATGTTGGCTGAGCTAGTGCAGCATTTAGAGACTAGGCTTTCTGCACTGCGCGGCAAGATAGCCTCCATTTGTAATAATAGTTTACTTTCTTCATCAGCTGTGTGTTAGCCCCTGCTGGTGCAGTAGGGTAACCCTGCAGAGACACGCACAGAATCCTCTTTGAAAAAGTTCAGGTTTGAGGTCTATCAAAACCTTTTCTCCAGGTCCATACAT
This window harbors:
- the LOC121295719 gene encoding serotonin N-acetyltransferase-like, producing the protein MSSGLPFLTREHLRCALTSPGRQRRHTLPASEFRCLTPEDAISVFEIEREAFISVSGDCPLHLDKVRHFLTLCPELSLGWFEEGRLVAFIIGSLWDQEKLTMDALTLHKPHGSTVHLHVLAVHRTFRQQGKGSILMWRYLQYLHCLPYVRRAMLMCEDFLVPFYQKSGFKVLGPSEITVGPLAFIEMQCPVRGHAFMRRNSGC